Genomic DNA from Luteolibacter arcticus:
TAGCCGGCGCGGGCATTCACCATGAAGGATTCGCTGCCCTGCACGCCCTTCGTGGCGGTCAAAGGACGCTCACAGAAATAACGGCCGCGCAGCGCGCCGAAGAAGCCGGTGCCACCGCCCAGCGTGATGCCGCTCGAAATCACGACCGGGACCTGGTTCTCCACCCACGGGCCGCCGGTGGACCAGATGTCATTGTAGCGGCCCTCGGCCAACGAGACTTCCGCATCCACGGCGAGCCAGTTGTTAGGCCGGTAGTAGCCGGCGAACTCGATCCCGTAACGCGTGGTCGCCGGACCCGCTTCCACATTACCGGCGTCGCCGACGTAAAGCAGCTCCGAGTCATTAAACAGCGCCCACAATGCGACCGTGGTCGTGAAGCACTGCGTCCACTGGCTGCGAGTGCCGAGCTCGGTCCCCCAAGTGCGCACGATCGGATCGACAGACTGAGCCGGCGCTCCCGTGTTCGGGTCGATCTTGAGGTTCACGCCGCGCGGGTCGTTGCTGTGGAAGCCTCCGCCGAGATTCAGGTAGTACTCGTGATGGTCGCCGGGGCTGAAGATCAGGTTGAGCTTCGGCACGATCATCGCGTCCACTTCGCCGCCGCTGTTGGCAGGCAGGTCACTATCCACCTGGCTCACGAAGAGATCGCCGCGCACACCGGCCTCGGTGCGGAACCACTCGGTCCATGTCGTTTTCGATTCGGCATAGAGCGAGTAGCTGCCGATGAAGACATCGTCCTCGCGCACCGTGGCCAATTCGTTTCGCGCGACGGTGTCCGAGAGCCCGAGATCGCTGATCCAGTCGTTCTGCGTCTGGAAGCCGAAGGTGTAGGTGGTTCCGGCATTGAAGATCTGCCGGTTTTCCAGATCCACGGCGAAGTCGGCACCGGCGAAGCCACGGGCATCCGACTGGTGGAATTGGTCGCCATTGACCGGATCGTCGAGGAAGTAGGTGAAGTTCGAGAACAGATCGAGATCGTAGTAACCGGCCCACGCCTTGCCGCGGATCACGGTATCCTGATCGCGCATGCCGAAGGTGGTCGAAAGCGAGTAGCGCTGCGACTCGCCGCCGTCCGTGGGATCGATGTAGCCGAAGCGATCGATCTGCCCGCCGGCCACCGCACGCAGCGCGATCTGGTCGGTGGCCCGCCACTCGCCCTGCGAACCGAGGAAGGTGATGTTGAAATAGTTGTCCTCATCCCCGCGATGCCAGCGGACGATGCCATTGAAGCGGCTCGCGTCCTCATCCAGCACCCACGGGCCTTCGTAGTAGGTCGCCTCGCCGCCGAAGGTAAGCACGCCGCCCCAGGCATCGACCGAGTCGCCGAAGACCCCGCGCCAGTAGTTGTCCTCGCCGAAGGTCACGCCCGCGAACCCGTGCTCCAGTTCATTCACCAGCGAAAACTCGGCGGCACCCGCGGTGGTCATGTCACCCCGCTCGGTGAAGAACGGTCCCTTCTGGTAGTCGAGCTGCTGGACGAACTCGGGGATGATGAAATTGATGTCGGTGTAGCCTTGGCCGTGGGCGTGCGCGCGGTTGTTCGCTGGCATTCCATCGACGAAGACCCCGAAATCGGTGCCGTGGTCGAGGTTGTAGCCGCGGACGAAATACTGGTTCGCCTTGCCGTCGCCAGAATGCTGGGTGACCACCAGCCCGGGCACGGATTCCAGCAGTTCGCCCTTCCGCAGCCACGGCCGCTCCAGCAGTTCCTCACGGGATGCCTGCCCTTTCGAGGCCGTTTCCGCCTCGCCGAGCATGAATTCCGCCTTTCCGCTGACGATCAGCGGGGTCAGCTCGCTAGCGATATCGTGCGCTTGGAGCGTGGCGGTTCCTAGGGCCAGCAGCAGCAGCGGGGAGCGGGAGAACATGCCGCCGATTCAAGCGCCCCGGGCGGGGCTGACAACCGCTTTCCGGGAGCGATTCCGAGGCCACGCATTTCTGTCATACAAATTTTTGACTTTCCGCCACGCTTTAGGAAAAGTGCGCTCAGCAAACCCGTATTCTTTCACTCATGCGTCCGCACACTTTCGTCGCCGCCCTGCTCGGCACTCTCCAGCTCGCCGCCCAGCAGGGCGATAATAAGGCGCACACCAAGATGGACCCGGTCGTTCCGGAGAAGGACATCCCACCTTCGCCGGTGCTGTCGGTAGACGATGCCTTGAAGAGCTTCAAGATCGCGCCCGGCTTCGTCATCGAGCCCGTGGTCACCGAACCGCTGGTGGAAAAGCCGGTCTGCATCGACTTCGACCCCGCCGGCCGGATGTGGGTCTGCGAGATGCGCGGCTACATGCCGGACATCGATGGCGCTGGCGAGAAGACCCCCGAAGGCCGAATCTCCGTGCTCGAGGACACCGATGGCGACGGCACGGCCGACAAGAAAACCGTCTTTCTCGACAAGGTGCTGCTCCCCCGCGCGGTGACCGTATTCGAAGACGGCATCCTTTTCCTCGATGAAAATCGCCTGTGCTGGGCCAAACGCGACGGCCTCAAGATCGTCGGCGAACCAGAGGTGATCGACCAGAAATTCAACGGCGGCGGTAACGTCGAGCACAAGCCGAACGGGCTGATGCCCGACCTGGACAACTGGCTCTACCTCGCCAAGTCCGAGAAGCGGCTGCGCCGGGTCAACGGCAAGTGGCAGATCGAGCCGACCTCGTTCCGCGGTCAGTGGGGCATCGCCCGCGACGACTGGGGCCGCCTCTACCACAACCACAATTCCGCCTTCATGTTCGGCGAAAGCCTCGCCCCGAACCTGCTGCAGGGAAATCCGGCGGTGAAGATGAAGTACAACGATACCGCCGCGCTCGGCAACAATCGCACCTGGCCGGTCCGCGTCACACCAGGATTGAACCGCGCCTACCTCTCGAAGGCCAACGGCTACAACGAGCAGACGCTCGATCCGAAGACCCACAAGCTGATCAACTGCACTGCCGCCGCCGGTCTCACCGTCTATCGCGGCACGAATTTCCCGAAGGACTGGTATGGCACGGGATTCTCCACCGAATCCTCGGTCAATCTCGTGAAGGCGATCAAGATCGAGGAGAACGATGGCAAGCTGAGCGGCACCCACCCTCTCGGCGAGAAGGAATTCCTCGCCTCCACCGACGAGCGCTTCCGGCCGGTGAACGTGTACACGGCACCGGATGGCTCGCTCTACCTGGTGGACATGTATCACGGCATCATCCAGCACAAGACCTACCAGACCACCTATCTGCGCCAGCAGCACCTCTCGCGGGGGCTGGACAAGCCGGGCTTCGGCCACGGCCGCATCTACCGCATCCGTAGTACGTCCGGAAAGCTGGAGCCAAAGGTGGACATCGGCGCGCTCAAGGGGCTCGACCTCGTGAAGATGCTGATGCATGCGAACGCTTGGCACCGCGAAACGGCCCAGCGCGTAATGGTGCAGAGCAAGGATGCGGCACTGGTGCCATTGCTCGCGAAGCTCGCAGCCAGCGGACCGCCGGTCGCCCGCGTCCACGCATTCTGGACGCTGGAAGGAATGGGCGAGCTGAAGTCCGAGCATCTCAAGGCCGCACTGACGGACAAGGATCCGAAGGTCCAGTCGTCCGCCTTGTGGGCCTGCACCCGCCTCGATCCGGCGGAGCTTTCCAAGATCGAAGCCGGGCTGGTCGCGCTCAAGCCCGCCGCGCCGGAGGTGGCCCCCTATCTGGCCCGCGTGCTCGGTTCGCTCGGCACGCAGAAGGCACTCGACGCGCTCGCGGCGCTTTTGAAGGACGAGTCGAAGGTCCGCTTTATCCGCGAGGCCGCCGTCTCGGGCCTGCATGGCCACGAGGCCGAGTTCCAGAAGCTGGCCGACCCGAAGGACAAGGCCCTCGCCGGCTGGCTTGAACAGGGTGCGAAGAACGGCCCCGCCAAATCCGACGGACCTTCGCTCAAGGGAGCGGAGCTGGCATCCTTCAACCGCGGCAAGGCGCTCTTCGCCGGTGAAGCGGTCTGCTTTAGCTGCCATGGACCGGACGGAAGCGGCGTCGTCGGCCTCGGCCCGCCGCTCGATGGCTCCGAGTGGGTCACCGGCAAGCCGGAGATCCTGATCAATATCATGCTCCACGGCATGACCGGGCCGGTCACCGTAGCGGGTGTGGAGTACAAGCCGACCGCCGACATGCCGTCGCTGGGAGTGAATCCGATGTTCACCGACCAGAAGCTCGCCGACATCGCGACCTACGTCCGCAATGAGTGGGACAACAAGGCCCCCGCCGTCACCGAGGAGACGGTCAAGAAGCAGCGCGATGCCACCAAGGATCGCGCTGGCAAGCCATGGACGGCTGGCGAATTGAAGTAACGGCCCCTTCCAAATTTACGCGGCCCGACCGGATTTCGGTCGGGCCGTTTTGTATTCAGGAGGAGTGCACAGGGCCAGACCTATGGGTCCTATAGGTCGTATGGGACCTATTCCGCGAAACGAAAAAGCCCGGAGCACCTCG
This window encodes:
- a CDS encoding TonB-dependent receptor, with translation MFSRSPLLLLALGTATLQAHDIASELTPLIVSGKAEFMLGEAETASKGQASREELLERPWLRKGELLESVPGLVVTQHSGDGKANQYFVRGYNLDHGTDFGVFVDGMPANNRAHAHGQGYTDINFIIPEFVQQLDYQKGPFFTERGDMTTAGAAEFSLVNELEHGFAGVTFGEDNYWRGVFGDSVDAWGGVLTFGGEATYYEGPWVLDEDASRFNGIVRWHRGDEDNYFNITFLGSQGEWRATDQIALRAVAGGQIDRFGYIDPTDGGESQRYSLSTTFGMRDQDTVIRGKAWAGYYDLDLFSNFTYFLDDPVNGDQFHQSDARGFAGADFAVDLENRQIFNAGTTYTFGFQTQNDWISDLGLSDTVARNELATVREDDVFIGSYSLYAESKTTWTEWFRTEAGVRGDLFVSQVDSDLPANSGGEVDAMIVPKLNLIFSPGDHHEYYLNLGGGFHSNDPRGVNLKIDPNTGAPAQSVDPIVRTWGTELGTRSQWTQCFTTTVALWALFNDSELLYVGDAGNVEAGPATTRYGIEFAGYYRPNNWLAVDAEVSLAEGRYNDIWSTGGPWVENQVPVVISSGITLGGGTGFFGALRGRYFCERPLTATKGVQGSESFMVNARAGYRTENWELALDCLNLLDRADNDIEYYYASRLPGEPAGGVDDIHFHPTEPRTLRASFTWFW
- a CDS encoding DUF7133 domain-containing protein, which encodes MRPHTFVAALLGTLQLAAQQGDNKAHTKMDPVVPEKDIPPSPVLSVDDALKSFKIAPGFVIEPVVTEPLVEKPVCIDFDPAGRMWVCEMRGYMPDIDGAGEKTPEGRISVLEDTDGDGTADKKTVFLDKVLLPRAVTVFEDGILFLDENRLCWAKRDGLKIVGEPEVIDQKFNGGGNVEHKPNGLMPDLDNWLYLAKSEKRLRRVNGKWQIEPTSFRGQWGIARDDWGRLYHNHNSAFMFGESLAPNLLQGNPAVKMKYNDTAALGNNRTWPVRVTPGLNRAYLSKANGYNEQTLDPKTHKLINCTAAAGLTVYRGTNFPKDWYGTGFSTESSVNLVKAIKIEENDGKLSGTHPLGEKEFLASTDERFRPVNVYTAPDGSLYLVDMYHGIIQHKTYQTTYLRQQHLSRGLDKPGFGHGRIYRIRSTSGKLEPKVDIGALKGLDLVKMLMHANAWHRETAQRVMVQSKDAALVPLLAKLAASGPPVARVHAFWTLEGMGELKSEHLKAALTDKDPKVQSSALWACTRLDPAELSKIEAGLVALKPAAPEVAPYLARVLGSLGTQKALDALAALLKDESKVRFIREAAVSGLHGHEAEFQKLADPKDKALAGWLEQGAKNGPAKSDGPSLKGAELASFNRGKALFAGEAVCFSCHGPDGSGVVGLGPPLDGSEWVTGKPEILINIMLHGMTGPVTVAGVEYKPTADMPSLGVNPMFTDQKLADIATYVRNEWDNKAPAVTEETVKKQRDATKDRAGKPWTAGELK